In the Brassica napus cultivar Da-Ae chromosome A7, Da-Ae, whole genome shotgun sequence genome, one interval contains:
- the LOC106354029 gene encoding protein PLANT CADMIUM RESISTANCE 12, whose translation MYGDVPVFMAEGELFRDQPYAGELPQGLWTTGLCDCHEDGCICFQTAIVPCVSFAQNTEIVNRGTIPCINAGLIHLALGFVGCCWLYAFPSRSRLREHFALPEKPCSDYWVHICCTPCAICQESRELKNQGADPSLGWVSNIEKWRREKITPPIVVPGMNR comes from the exons ATGTACGGGGATGTGCCGGTGTTTATGGCGGaaggagagttgttcagggaTCAACCATACGCAGGAGAACTTCCTCAGGGTCTATGGACCACCGGTCTTTGTGATTGTCACGAAGATGGTTGCATTT GTTTTCAGACAGCTATAGTGCCATGCGTCTCCTTCGCTCAGAACACCGAGATCGTAAACAGAGGAACCATAC CTTGCATAAACGCAGGTTTGATTCATCTAGCGTTAGGGTTTGTGGGTTGCTGCTGGCTTTACGCGTTTCCAAGCAGGTCAAGGCTTAGGGAACATTTCGCATTGCCTGAGAAACCATGCAGTGACTATTGGGTCCATATATGTTGCACACCGTGTGCTATCTGCCAAGAGTCTAGAGAACTCAAGAACCAAGGCGCTGATCCTTCCCTCG gTTGGGTTTCGAATATAGAGAAATGGAGACGAGAGAAAATAACTCCTCCCATTGTTGTACCAGGCATGAACCGCTAA
- the LOC106354030 gene encoding transcription factor PERIANTHIA: MQSSFKTVPFNPDFYSQASFFFRGDSCLDEFHQPINGFHHDEAVGLSPNVTVAASNNLHYTTFDTVMDYGLRERLEGEDECLDTGELMYQRGTRLVGGGGEVNSSLDKWCDSVSAMADNSQHTDTSTDIDTDDKSQLNGVNQGMLLATNCSDQSKTLRRLAQNREAARKSRLRKKAYVQQLENSRIRLAQLEEELKRARQQQGCSVERGASRENTHAPAGNGVFSFELEYARWMEEHQRLINDLRAGVHSQLGDNELRVLVDAVMSHYDEIFRLKGIGTKVDVFHMLSGMWQTPAERFFMWLGGFRSSELLKILGNHVDPLTDQQLIGICNLQQSSQQAEDALSQGMEALQQSLLETLSSASMGPNSSANVADYMGHMAMAMGKLGTLENFLRQADLLRQQTLQQLHRILTTRQAARAFLVIHDYICRLRALSSLWLARPRD, from the exons ATGCAAAGCAGCTTCAAGACCGTTCCTTTCAACCCTGACTTCTACTCCCAAGcctctttcttcttcag AGGAGATAGTTGTCTTGACGAGTTTCATCAACCCATCAACGGGTTTCATCATGACGAAGCTGTTGGTTTGAGTCCAA ATGTCACTGTTGCTGCTTCCAACAACTTACACTACACGACGTTTGATACG GTCATGGACTATGGGTTGAGGGAGAGActtgaaggagaagatgagtgTTTGGACACAGGGGAGTTAATGTACCAGAGAGGAACAAGGTTagtaggaggaggaggagaagtgAACAGCAGTTTAGACAAGTGGTGTGATTCGGTTTCAGCCATGGCTGATAACAGTCAACATACTGACACTTCCACAGATATTGATACTGATGACAAGTCTCAG TTAAATGGAGTTAATCAAGGGATGCTTTTGGCTACAAATTGCTCAGATCAATCTAAG ACCCTTAGAAGACTTGCTCAGAACCGGGAGGCTGCTAGGAAAAGCCGGTTGAGGAAAAAA GCATATGTTCAGCAACTTGAGAACAGTCGGATCAGGCTAGCTCAGCTAGAGGAAGAGCTCAAAAGAGCTCGTCAACAGCAG GGATGTTCGGTTGAAAGAGGAGCTTCAAGGGAAAACACTCATGCGCCTGCCGGAAATG GtgtcttttcttttgaattGGAATATGCACGTTGGATGGAGGAGCATCAAAGGCTGATCAACGACTTAAGAGCGGGTGTGCATTCGCAGCTAGGTGACAACGAGCTACGTGTACTAGTGGACGCTGTGATGAGTCACTACGATGAGATCTTCAGGTTGAAGGGAATTGGTACTAAAGTAGACGTCTTTCACATGCTCTCAGGCATGTGGCAGACCCCTGCTGAGAGATTCTTCATGTGGTTAGGTGGTTTCAGATCATCTGAGCTACTCAAg ATATTGGGGAACCATGTGGATCCATTGACTGATCAGCAGTTGATAGGTATATGCAATCTCCAGCAGTCGTCTCAGCAAGCAGAGGATGCATTGTCACAAGGCATGGAAGCTTTGCAACAATCGCTTCTAGAGACGCTTTCATCTGCTTCAATGGGTCCAAACTCTTCAGCAAATGTTGCTGACTATATGGGTCATATGGCTATGGCAATGGGGAAGCTTGGTACTCTTGAAAACTTCCTTCGTCAG GCGGATCTTTTGAGGCAACAAACATTGCAACAGCTTCACAGGATTCTCACGACAAGACAAGCTGCTCGTGCCTTTTTGGTCATCCATGACTATATTTGTCGGCTTAGAGCACTTAGCTCTTTATGGTTAGCCCGACCAAGGGACTAA
- the LOC106377755 gene encoding glutathione S-transferase T3-like: MDSNPFSQPAKFLDLLNSQQSIFFGNNDDSVSLSSSQSPSVHNLGTDDGGETGTQRKERQKWTPKDDIVLISSWLNTSKDPVVSNEQRSDAFWTRVAAYFAASRQDGGRDQRESRHCKQRWHRMNDLVCKFAGAYAAASREKTSGQNENDVLKQAHQIFYTNHKQKFLLEHAWKELRNDQKWCDLASAKTEGSCKKRKCEDGAACSSSQATEVKRPPGVKAAKASGKKTVTEENATMEFHSMVSLKERDIAMKDRMSKMRLLESLINKQHPLLAYKEGLKKKLVDELMLS; the protein is encoded by the coding sequence ATGGATTCTAATCCATTCTCGCAACCCGCTAAATTTCTTGACCTATTAAATAGTCAACAAAGCATCTTCTTTGGCAACAATGATGACAGTGTTTCACTGTCTTCATCACAATCTCCGTCTGTACACAATCTTGGAACCGACGATGGTGGAGAGACTGGTACACAGCGTAAAGAACGGCAGAAGTGGACGCCTAAGGATGACATTGTGCTCATTAGCTCATGGCTTAACACAAGTAAAGATCCAGTGGTGAGCAATGAACAAAGGTCAGACGCTTTCTGGACAAGAGTAGCGGCTTACTTTGCGGCAAGTCGTCAAGATGGTGGCCGTGACCAGAGAGAATCTAGGCATTGCAAGCAACGCTGGCACAGGATGAATGATCTCGTGTGCAAGTTCGCTGGAGCCTACGCCGCTGCAAGCAGGGAGAAGACGAGCGggcaaaatgagaatgatgtgCTGAAACAAGCACATCAGATATTCTACACCAATCACAAGCAGAAATTCCTCCTTGAACATGCCTGGAAAGAGCTGAGGAACGACCAGAAGTGGTGTGATTTAGCGTCTGCTAAAACCGAAGGAAGCTGCAAAAAAAGAAAGTGTGAGGATGGTGCTGCTTGTTCAAGCTCCCAAGCAACTGAAGTGAAGCGTCCACCGGGTGTTAAAGCCGCTAAGGCCAGTGGCAAGAAGACTGTGACTGAGGAGAATGCGACGATGGAGTTTCACAGCATGGTGTCACTAAAAGAAAGGGATATCGCCATGAAGGACCGCATGTCTAAGATGAGGCTACTGGAAAGTCTGATAAACAAACAACATCCCCTTCTCGCGTACAAAGAAGgcctgaagaagaagctggtTGATGAGTTGATGTTGTCTTAA
- the LOC125576191 gene encoding uncharacterized protein LOC125576191 produces MKKPLFLLIVDRLSNEVEFFRQKQDVTGRLGLSALQKCTAAIRVLAYGSALDAVDEYLRLGTTTTRLCVENFVEAIIDLFGDEYLRKPTPADLQRLLHIGELRGFPGMKMKEMNTLDMMFQISNKEKAAEVHMSISTIPQICQQISPIRWVFEQEFVIDKHINN; encoded by the exons ATGAAGAAGCCATTGTTCCTGCTTATTGTAGATCGCCTTTCCAATGAAGTTGAATTTTTTCGTCAAAAGCAAGACGTTACCGGAAGACTTGGTCTCtctgcacttcaaaagtgtacagcaGCTATTCGGGTGTTGGCATATGGTTCTGCGCTTgatgcggtcgacgaatacctccggctcGGTACAACCACTACTCGGTTATGTGTGGAAAATTTTGTGGAAGCAATAATAGATTTGTTCGGTGATGAGTACCTACGAAAaccaacaccggctgatcttcagCGTCTACTTCATATTGGAGAGCTTCGTGGGTTTCCTGGAATg AAGATGAAAGAGATGAATACCCTCGATATGATGTTTCAAatttccaacaaggagaaggcagcggaagttcacatgtcgatctcaaCTATTCCACAGATATGCCAACAAATATCGCCAAtcagatgggtgttcgaacaagaattcgtgatagacaagcACATCAACAACTAA
- the LOC106354031 gene encoding transcription factor HHO2-like, with the protein MMVQKMEVDHAHKMQRCHEYVEALKEEQKKIQVFQRELPLCLELVTQAIEACKKELSVTSTTSEQYSEQTASVCGGPVLEEFIPIKKSNNEENREHESPREVDKSDVDSKKSDWLRSAHLWNHHSQDPDMTVVVAKKARVVEVKPNSHNRGGFQPFQKEKKRVFSETDLHPAVKATTPAPATTTCSTTEVGGADKAGEEQIQKQQLQTQTQRKQRRCWSPELHRRFLHALQQLGGSHAATPKQIRDHMKVDGLTNDEVKSHLQKYRLHTRRPATAQGNGNSQQPQFVVVGGIWVPSPQDFPPPSDVANKGAGVYAQATAQAPVAPQSPKRSVERSSGRCNSPAASSSTNTTTTSASPVS; encoded by the exons ATGATGGTTCAGAAGATGGAAGTTGATCACGCCCATAAAATGCAGAGATGTCATGAGTATGTTGAGGCTCTCaaagaagaacaaaagaaaatacaagTGTTTCAACGAGAGCTTCCTTTATGCTTAGAACTCGTTACACAAG CAATCGAAGCTTGTAAAAAGGAATTATCCGTTACATCGACAACGTCAGAGCAGTACTCGGAGCAGACCGCGAGCGTGTGTGGTGGTCCAGTTCTTGAAGAGTTTATACCGATCAAGAAAAGCAACAACGAAGAGAACAGAGAACACGAGTCTCCTCGTGAGGTTGATAAGAGTGACGTGGACAGTAAGAAATCTGACTGGCTTAGATCTGCTCATCTATGGAACCATCATTCGCAGGATCCAGACATGACAGTAGTGGTAGCTAAGAAGGCGAGAGTTGTTGAGGTGAAACCGAACAGCCACAACCGCGGTGGCTTTCAGCCGTTTCAAAAGGAGAAGAAACGCGTCTTCTCGGAGACTGATCTGCATCCGGCGGTGAAGGCGACCACTCCGGCGCCGGCGACGACGACTTGTTCCACCACGGAAGTTGGTGGTGCGGATAAAGCGGGAGAGGAGCAGATACAGAAGCAACAACTGCAGACGCAGACGCAGAGGAAACAAAGGAGATGCTGGTCGCCGGAGTTACACCGGCGGTTCCTTCACGCGCTTCAGCAGCTCGGAGGATCGCATG CTGCAACACCAAAACAGATCAGAGATCATATGAAAGTTGATGGATTAACTAACGACGAAGTTAAAAGCCATTTACAG AAATATAGACTTCACACAAGAAGGCCAGCCACGGCTCAGGGTAACGGAAACTCGCAACAACCGCAATTTGTGGTGGTCGGAGGGATATGGGTGCCTTCGCCACAAGATTTTCCTCCACCGTCAGATGTAGCCAATAAAGGTGCTGGTGTATACGCTCAGGCGACGGCACAAGCACCAGTAGCACCGCAATCTCCGAAGCGTTCGGTGGAGAGAAGTAGTGGCCGGTGTAACTCACCAGCGGCATCTTCCTCTACAAATACAACCACAACTTCTGCTTCTCCTGTGTCATAA
- the LOC106354032 gene encoding proline-rich receptor-like protein kinase PERK9, with translation MATSPAQPPVSNSPPSPPVASPPLGNSLPNNNATSLPPSQSPPLATPPPVTSPPLGNSLPSNNATSPPPPSLSSPPATPPPVTSLPLGDSLPSNNATSPPPVTPPPSPSPPPPNGAPPPVTTSPPNGSPPPPPLPKPPETSPPPPPQPVISSPPPAIPPPPPSVQPPQASPPPPPSAPPLPSSPPPPSSVPPLPPTSQRSPPPPPTERPVQSPPPPSPPSERPIQSPPPFSPPSRRPPSSPPSHSPPSDRPIQSPPSPPENTSPPPSDSLPPPTFSSPPVPGPNNPPQNNPTPSSPDTSNPTHSTSGIGAGPILGITVAVALLLFSLIGLLVWCIRRREKRLSAVSGGYVTPSPRSDSAFFRTQSSAPGSHHHTYFSQSESGGLGNSKALFSYQELVKATNGFSEENLLGEGGFGCVYKGVLPDGRVVAVKQLKVGGGQGDREFKAEVETLSRIHHRHLVSIVGHCISDDRRLLIYDFVSNNDLYFHVHVSKEVLDWATRVRIAAGAARGLAYLHEDCHPRIIHRDIKSSNILLEDNFDSRVSDFGLARLALDCNTHITTRVMGTFGYLAPEYASSGKLTEKSDVYSFGVVLLELITGRKPVDTSQPLGEESLVEWARPLISHAIETEEFGSLADPKLGGNYVDSEMFRMIEAAGACVRHSAAKRPRMGQIVRALESLSAEDLTNGMRLGESEVFDSAQQSAEIRLFRRMAFGSQNYSTDFFTHTSYNSRDQNV, from the exons ATGGCTACATCGCCGGCACAACCTCCTGTTTCAAATTCTCCACCGTCTCCACCGGTGGCTTCACCTCCTTTGGGCAATTCTCTTCCGAATAACAATGCAACTTCACTACCGCCGTCTCAGTCTCCTCCTCTGGCCACACCACCACCGGTGACTTCGCCGCCTTTGGGCAATTCTCTTCCGAGTAACAATGCAACTTCACCACCGCCGCCGTCTCTGTCTTCTCCTCCGGCTACACCACCACCCGTGACTTCGCTGCCTTTGGGCGATTCTCTTCCTAGTAACAATGCAACTTCGCCACCACCGGTGACACCGCCGCCCTCTCCATCACCACCGCCACCAAACGGAGCTCCTCCTCCGGTTACAACCTCACCACCAAATGGatcacctcctcctcctcctctgccAAAGCCACCTGAGACCTCTCCTCCCCCACCGCCACAGCCAGTGATCTCTTCACCTCCTCCTGCAATTCCACCGCCACCACCGTCTGTGCAGCCACCGCAAGCCTCTCCCCCACCACCTCCATCAGCTCCACCATTACCTTCTTCCCCTCCACCTCCTTCATCTGTTCCTCCTTTGCCACCGACCTCACAACGctctcctcctccgccgcctACAGAACGTCCCGTTCAGTCTCCACCTCCACCTTCACCGCCTTCAGAGCGTCCTATTCAGTCTCCCCCTCCATTTTCACCGCCTTCAAGGCGTCCCCCTTCATCTCCTCCTTCTCATTCGCCGCCTTCAGATCGTCCCATTCAGTCTCCTCCTTCACCACCAGAAAACACCAGTCCACCGCCTTCAGATTCTTTGCCACCACCAACATTCTCTTCTCCTCCTGTACCAGGTCCCAACAATCCACCTCAAAACAACCCTACTCCTAGTTCTCCTGATACTTCAAATCCAACTCATAGTACTAGTGGCATCGGTGCTGGACCTATCCTTGGCATCACCGTCGCAGTGGCGCTTCTGTTGTTCAGTCTCATTGGCCTCCTTGTCTGGTGCATAAGAAGACGAGAAAAACGGCTTTCAGCTGTTAGTGGTGGCTACGTCACACCATCACCAAGATCAG ACTCAGCTTTCTTTAGAACGCAGTCATCTGCACCAGGGAGCCATCATCACACGTACTTCTCACAATCAGAATCAGGCGGCTTAGGCAACTCAAAGGCCTTGTTCTCTTACCAAGAACTTGTCAAGGCAACGAACGGGTTCTCGGAAGAGAATCTATTAGGAGAAGGTGGATTTGGTTGTGTATATAAAGGGGTGTTACCAGATGGGAGAGTTGTAGCTGTGAAACAACTTAAAGTAGGTGGAGGACAAGGTGACAGAGAGTTCAAAGCTGAAGTTGAGACGCTTAGCAGAATCCATCACAGGCATTTGGTTTCCATCGTGGGACATTGCATCTCTGATGACCGTAGATTGCTTATTTATGATTTTGTCTCTAACAACGACCTTTACTTCCACGTTCATG TATCCAAAGAGGTTCTGGACTGGGCAACACGTGTTAGAATCGCTGCTGGTGCGGCTCGTGGACTAGCTTACCTCCATGAAGATT GTCACCCGCGGATCATCCACAGGGACATTAAGTCTTCTAACATTCTTTTAGAGGACAACTTTGATTCTCGG GTTTCTGACTTTGGTCTTGCAAGATTAGCTCTTGATTGTAACACTCATATCACCACAAGGGTTATGGGAACATTTGG CTACTTGGCACCTGAATATGCATCAAGTGGGAAGCTAACAGAGAAATCAGATGTATACTCCTTTGGAGTTGTTCTTCTCGAGTTAATCACTGGACGTAAACCTGTTGATACATCTCAACCACTTGGAGAGGAGAGCCTTGTTGAATGG GCACGGCCACTGATAAGTCATGCCATCGAAACCGAGGAGTTTGGTTCTTTAGCAGATCCTAAGCTTGGAGGAAACTATGTGGATTCCGAAATGTTTAGAATGATTGAAGCAGCAGGAGCCTGTGTGCGCCATTCAGCTGCCAAGAGACCCCGGATGGGACAA ATTGTGAGGGCTCTTGAGAGTTTATCTGCGGAAGACCTCACAAACGGGATGAGACTAGGTGAAAGTGAGGTCTTTGACTCAGCTCAACAGTCAGCAGAGATCAGATTGTTCAGAAGAATGGCATTTGGTAGCCAAAACTACAGTACAGATTTTTTCACACATACTAGTTACAACAGCAGAGACCAAAACGTGTAA